From Desulfobulbaceae bacterium:
CAGCTACCCCCATGTGAACAACCTCGCACTTAATAATCGCATTTTTTCGGTAAACGTTCACTGGGCACCCCATCTGCTTTGTTAGCGGCCTGCTTATGTGCAACTAGCACACTTCGCAGACCGCTTTCGCGCATCTGGGGCACCCGGTGAACGTTTACAGTTCCGGGGTTACCTGTAGTTTCGGTGCCCCTGGTGAACGTTTACTTTTTTCGCTTCAATTTTTTCTTGGTTTTCCTCTTAAGCTATCGGCATTGCGCACTTAAAAAACTATCACGAAAAATGATCGGCAAAAACTCCCGCCTGTTTCTTTGCTCCCTTGACCAGCAGGTTGAGAACTGATAATTTAATCGACTCCGAAGCCATTGCTGTTTTATAAAGCGCTGTTTTCTCAAGAAGACTGACTAGCCGCCCCAAGGCCCGATGACCGAGTTTTTCCGGATCATCAAAAAGCATATCCGCCAACTTGCCGCGCTCTATTGCCATTGCCACTCTCTGGTCAAATATAGTTTCCGGCGCCAGGATCCGGTGCGGACGAGGCTTCATCATTGCGCCACCGCTTTTACAAATCTTGCTGCATATTCCACAGCCCAGACAGACCTCATCATTTAACACTGCCCATTGTTTTTTCTTCTCGTGGCTTAGGCCTTTCTCAACTCTAATCGCATCAAGAGGACAGACCTTACTGCACTCCCCACACCCCGTGCATTTGAAACGATCCACCTCCATGATCCAGTTTGAAGAGACAATACCCTTGTTAAGATTATAGGTCTTGACACCACGAAGCATATGACAGCAACAACTGCAGCAATTACAAATGAAACTTACTTTCCGCTGTACGTTATCGCCAATCTGGATAAGGTTTGCGTCTTTGCATTGAGCCAAGATACCCATTGCTTCATCTTTTGTTACTAATCTAGTCAAGCCATTCCGGGCCAGACTTTGAGCCGCATAATCAAATGACAGGCATACTTCTTGAGGCTTATCACAAGCTGTGCCATGATGTTGAGCAAGATGCTGACACTGACAGAGCCCAACAGATATTACCGTTGCCGCGGAGACGATATGCGTTGCCCTTTCCCAATCAAGGACCTCGGAATGCGATCTGCTTGGGATTACCTCTTCCTGAACAAAAGTGCGGGCAAGCTGCGTCTCCCCCTGCCAAAAAGACTTGGCAAGGGCGCCATCATTCTCGGTAAAATACTGTTCAAACAGATAAGCAAGTTCCTTCATGGAAATATCCGGCCGCGCCCGCATGAAAACAAATTCAAAAAAACCAATGACAACCGGCGGCAAAGTAACATAGCGCTGACCATCGCATTCAAGATCGAACAGCACCCCCCGGCGTGCCAGTTCTGTCACCTTATCATTCAGTTCATCGACAGGAATATTAAGTTTTATTGATAGAGCTGGAATCGACGTCAGG
This genomic window contains:
- a CDS encoding 4Fe-4S dicluster domain-containing protein; translated protein: MGHSADPEYEYHSLQQRLSQKVQANPHSPTLMKILRILFSPEEARLARKIPHNLTSIPALSIKLNIPVDELNDKVTELARRGVLFDLECDGQRYVTLPPVVIGFFEFVFMRARPDISMKELAYLFEQYFTENDGALAKSFWQGETQLARTFVQEEVIPSRSHSEVLDWERATHIVSAATVISVGLCQCQHLAQHHGTACDKPQEVCLSFDYAAQSLARNGLTRLVTKDEAMGILAQCKDANLIQIGDNVQRKVSFICNCCSCCCHMLRGVKTYNLNKGIVSSNWIMEVDRFKCTGCGECSKVCPLDAIRVEKGLSHEKKKQWAVLNDEVCLGCGICSKICKSGGAMMKPRPHRILAPETIFDQRVAMAIERGKLADMLFDDPEKLGHRALGRLVSLLEKTALYKTAMASESIKLSVLNLLVKGAKKQAGVFADHFS